The Eubacteriales bacterium genome window below encodes:
- the rlmN gene encoding 23S rRNA (adenine(2503)-C(2))-methyltransferase RlmN: MNVLDINLEEWISILNKKGQPKYRASQIYSALLKGLNFDEISNIPKDLRTELSEEFGSGFLTVERELVSKDGTKKLLYKLFDDNLIESVIMGYEHGLSVCISTQVGCAMGCVFCSSTTGGLIRNLTAGEILSQVVMAGRLSGEKASNVVLMGSGEPLDNIDETLKFLKMISDKDGFNMSLRHVSVSTCGIVPGIKKLIESGLSPVLCISLHAVTDEKRREILPIAKAYTIDDIMKEARMYFDKTGRRIIIEYALISGFNDSISDAQKLKKLLLNLNCHVNLIPLNATSTKKPPNKKTLYTFLNHLNDIGVSATMRRTLGADISGACGQLRARAIDENKG, translated from the coding sequence ATGAATGTTTTAGATATAAATTTAGAAGAGTGGATTAGCATATTAAATAAAAAAGGCCAACCCAAATACAGGGCAAGCCAAATATACTCTGCTCTTTTAAAGGGCCTAAATTTTGACGAAATAAGCAACATACCAAAAGACTTAAGAACTGAGCTTAGTGAAGAATTTGGCAGCGGATTTTTAACCGTTGAAAGGGAACTTGTTTCAAAAGACGGGACAAAAAAGCTTTTATATAAGCTTTTTGATGATAACTTAATTGAAAGCGTTATAATGGGCTATGAGCATGGCTTAAGCGTATGCATATCTACACAGGTCGGCTGTGCCATGGGATGCGTGTTTTGTTCTTCTACTACCGGTGGGCTTATCAGGAACTTAACTGCGGGGGAGATTTTGTCTCAAGTTGTTATGGCAGGAAGATTAAGCGGCGAAAAGGCAAGCAATGTCGTTCTTATGGGATCTGGTGAGCCGCTTGACAATATTGATGAGACATTAAAGTTTCTTAAAATGATAAGTGATAAAGACGGGTTTAATATGAGCTTACGGCATGTATCGGTATCTACGTGCGGTATAGTGCCGGGCATTAAAAAGCTTATAGAATCTGGCTTATCTCCGGTGTTGTGTATTTCCCTTCATGCAGTAACCGATGAAAAAAGAAGAGAAATTTTGCCTATTGCCAAAGCTTATACAATTGATGATATAATGAAAGAAGCAAGAATGTATTTTGATAAAACCGGGCGGAGGATAATAATAGAATATGCGCTTATATCCGGGTTTAACGACAGTATATCTGACGCACAAAAATTAAAAAAACTGCTTTTAAACTTAAACTGCCATGTGAACTTGATACCGCTAAATGCTACTTCTACGAAAAAACCGCCTAACAAGAAGACACTTTATACGTTTCTTAACCATTTAAACGATATAGGTGTATCGGCGACAATGAGAAGGACGCTGGGGGCAGACATATCGGGTGCATGCGGGCAGCTAAGGGCACGTGCAATTGACGAAAACAAAGGATAA
- the rsmB gene encoding 16S rRNA (cytosine(967)-C(5))-methyltransferase RsmB — MDKQGNENIRSVCLKILNEVFDGGYLNLVLKKHLRSVSLSSRPFLTALASVAIEKKISIDYYLSPFISGKRVKGNIKNILRMAVAQIMYLNVPEYTAVDEAVKLSRIYGRKQAGFVNAVLRTFLRKERRSLPDENDLSAYLSIKYSFPEWMVKTFINDMGINRATEFLSYEADNKSTYVYDNPLKTSKADLKSYPPYAREVKSITDVENIEEFISGKMSVMGISSMKAVYAVYNAESSALDVCAAPGAKTAYLAALSGGKAFITACDIHLHRIKLIKENLSRLGVDARVLYRDASVTYEDPLKKEHFDLVLVDAPCSALGMVFKKPDIRIHRKEEDIISLAEVSRQILDASALRVKRGGRLAFLTCTVTKAENEDTVNWFLKRNPDFKLVSIDINGETDIMHTMMPSQDGEGFFVCLMEKV, encoded by the coding sequence TTGGATAAACAGGGCAACGAAAACATAAGAAGCGTTTGTTTAAAAATATTAAACGAAGTTTTCGACGGAGGGTATCTTAACTTAGTATTAAAAAAGCATCTGCGTAGTGTATCCTTGTCTTCCCGTCCGTTTTTAACTGCGCTTGCATCAGTTGCCATTGAGAAAAAGATAAGTATAGACTATTATCTTTCTCCTTTTATATCTGGGAAGAGAGTAAAAGGCAATATAAAAAACATATTGAGGATGGCTGTTGCACAGATAATGTATTTAAATGTGCCGGAGTATACCGCAGTAGACGAGGCGGTCAAGCTGTCCAGAATATACGGCAGGAAGCAGGCCGGATTTGTCAACGCTGTATTGAGGACGTTTTTAAGAAAAGAAAGAAGGAGCCTGCCTGATGAAAATGATTTATCGGCATATTTGTCTATTAAGTATAGTTTTCCGGAATGGATGGTAAAAACGTTCATAAATGATATGGGCATTAACAGAGCTACTGAATTTTTATCATATGAAGCAGACAACAAATCAACATATGTATATGATAACCCATTAAAGACGAGTAAAGCCGATTTAAAAAGCTATCCACCTTATGCAAGGGAAGTTAAGTCTATTACGGATGTAGAGAATATAGAGGAGTTTATTTCGGGCAAAATGTCCGTTATGGGCATATCCTCTATGAAGGCCGTATATGCAGTTTATAACGCCGAAAGCAGTGCGCTGGATGTTTGTGCTGCACCAGGAGCTAAAACCGCATATCTGGCTGCATTAAGCGGCGGGAAGGCCTTTATTACCGCGTGTGACATACACCTTCACAGGATAAAACTGATAAAAGAGAATCTGAGCCGTTTGGGCGTTGATGCCAGGGTATTATATAGAGATGCTTCCGTAACGTATGAAGACCCGCTTAAAAAAGAGCATTTTGATTTAGTTTTAGTTGATGCGCCTTGTTCGGCTCTTGGCATGGTGTTTAAAAAACCGGATATCAGAATCCACAGGAAAGAAGAGGATATTATATCGTTGGCTGAGGTCTCAAGGCAAATACTGGATGCCTCGGCCCTTCGCGTAAAGAGGGGCGGAAGGCTTGCCTTTTTAACCTGTACAGTTACAAAGGCAGAGAACGAAGATACGGTAAACTGGTTTTTAAAAAGGAACCCGGATTTTAAGTTAGTAAGTATAGATATAAACGGCGAAACGGACATCATGCACACTATGATGCCTAGCCAGGACGGAGAAGGGTTTTTTGTCTGCCTGATGGAGAAAGTTTAA